In one window of Rhodopirellula bahusiensis DNA:
- a CDS encoding DUF1559 family PulG-like putative transporter, giving the protein MHQKNLKRYGFTLVELLVVIAIIGVLVGLLLPAVQSAREAARRMSCSNNMKQLGLAMHNYHDTMSSFPLGSYNLREAWPASGSNWRALILPFIEQGNIYDQLEFSYSSHFMAGGAAGADALLGNEVLKFLAVPTYACPSSAIELFENAPVSNNSEGAMNVHYVGIQGAARPVPGGDPNKGTADLGHGWSSNNGMLFANGKIKMRDVVDGTTNAIMIAEQSGWVDGVNRTSNYYGGWMGSRHPRPVDGPSSWDLWQTGTTCVRFAPNSQIVQTGATDRMYRNNTVINSMHTGGINVVMGDASVQFITDSIDFLLLKQLCCRYDGEVTTFPQ; this is encoded by the coding sequence ATGCATCAGAAGAACTTGAAGCGATATGGATTCACTTTGGTCGAGCTCTTGGTTGTCATAGCAATCATCGGCGTCTTAGTAGGTCTGCTGTTGCCGGCGGTCCAATCAGCACGGGAAGCTGCCCGTCGGATGAGTTGTTCCAACAACATGAAACAACTCGGTCTTGCGATGCACAACTATCACGACACCATGTCATCGTTTCCCTTGGGTTCCTATAACCTTCGCGAAGCTTGGCCCGCCAGCGGATCGAACTGGCGTGCATTGATTTTGCCATTCATCGAACAGGGCAACATCTACGATCAGCTCGAGTTCAGCTATTCGTCCCACTTCATGGCGGGCGGAGCAGCCGGCGCCGACGCACTCTTGGGAAATGAAGTTCTCAAGTTCCTCGCCGTGCCAACTTACGCTTGCCCATCCTCTGCGATCGAGCTCTTTGAAAACGCTCCGGTTTCGAACAACTCCGAAGGAGCCATGAATGTCCACTATGTCGGTATCCAAGGTGCCGCCCGCCCAGTACCCGGCGGCGATCCCAACAAAGGAACCGCTGACCTTGGTCACGGATGGTCTTCCAACAACGGCATGTTGTTCGCCAACGGAAAGATCAAGATGCGTGACGTCGTCGATGGAACCACCAACGCCATCATGATCGCGGAACAATCCGGCTGGGTCGATGGAGTCAACCGAACCTCCAACTACTACGGCGGTTGGATGGGTTCGCGGCACCCACGTCCCGTCGACGGTCCTAGCAGTTGGGATTTGTGGCAAACCGGAACGACCTGCGTTCGCTTCGCACCCAACTCACAGATTGTGCAAACCGGTGCCACCGACCGCATGTACCGCAACAACACCGTAATCAACTCCATGCACACCGGTGGGATCAACGTGGTCATGGGCGATGCGAGCGTTCAGTTCATCACCGATTCCATCGACTTCTTGTTACTGAAACAACTTTGCTGCCGCTACGACGGCGAAGTCACCACGTTCCCACAATAG
- a CDS encoding putative DNA modification/repair radical SAM protein has protein sequence MPSPSDINGKLAILADAAKYDASCASSGSKRESKGGLGSTEGMGICHSYTPDGRCVSLLKILLTNFCIYDCQYCVNRISSDTPRARFTPEQVVKLTMDFYRRNYIEGLFLSSGIIQDSDYTMGQMIEVAKTLRERENFRGYIHLKTIPNAADDLIETAGQYADRLSINIELPTIGDLKTLAPEKKRPAIERSMDRIKVKRDEITTDRKRGLRVPQFVPAGQSTQMIVGATDSTDQDILDTSSVLYGTHRLRRVYYSAYSPIPHADARLPGKSPPLVREHRLYQADWLLRFYGFDASELTTPESKNLDLDIDPKLAWALRNRERFPIDVNRAPREMLLRVPGIGERGVQRILNTRRHHAIRDEDLIRIGVVYKKARPFLITSDRHPEPLSLDSVGLRKRLQLKTVQLGLFDAIESASSGQV, from the coding sequence ATGCCATCACCTTCGGACATCAATGGAAAACTGGCGATCCTCGCAGACGCGGCGAAGTACGACGCCTCGTGCGCCAGCAGCGGGTCGAAACGCGAGTCAAAGGGCGGGTTGGGCAGCACTGAGGGCATGGGAATTTGCCACTCCTACACACCCGACGGACGCTGCGTATCGCTGCTCAAAATTTTGCTGACAAATTTCTGCATTTACGATTGCCAGTACTGCGTGAACCGGATCAGCAGCGACACGCCGAGAGCACGCTTCACGCCCGAGCAAGTCGTCAAGCTGACGATGGATTTCTACCGTCGCAACTACATCGAAGGGTTGTTCCTCAGCAGCGGCATCATTCAAGATTCCGACTACACGATGGGCCAGATGATCGAGGTCGCGAAAACGCTTCGCGAACGTGAGAACTTTCGCGGCTACATTCACTTGAAAACGATTCCGAACGCGGCGGATGACTTGATCGAAACAGCGGGGCAATACGCCGACCGACTGAGCATCAACATCGAACTGCCAACCATCGGCGATCTGAAAACGCTTGCTCCGGAAAAGAAGCGACCCGCGATCGAACGCTCGATGGATCGCATCAAAGTCAAACGCGACGAAATCACGACGGATCGAAAACGAGGCTTACGCGTCCCACAATTTGTGCCGGCCGGGCAAAGCACTCAAATGATCGTCGGCGCGACGGACTCGACCGACCAAGACATCTTGGACACATCGTCGGTTCTCTACGGCACCCATCGACTGCGGCGCGTCTATTACTCCGCCTACAGCCCGATTCCTCATGCGGACGCGAGACTGCCAGGGAAGTCACCACCCCTGGTTCGCGAGCATCGGCTGTATCAGGCCGATTGGTTGCTGCGATTCTACGGATTCGACGCTTCCGAACTGACCACTCCTGAATCGAAGAACCTCGACTTGGACATCGATCCAAAATTGGCTTGGGCTCTTCGCAACCGCGAACGGTTCCCGATTGACGTCAATCGAGCCCCGCGCGAAATGCTGCTTCGCGTGCCAGGCATCGGCGAACGCGGCGTCCAGCGAATCCTCAACACGCGTCGGCATCATGCGATCCGCGACGAAGACCTGATTCGAATCGGCGTGGTCTACAAAAAGGCACGACCGTTCTTGATCACATCCGACCGTCACCCCGAACCACTCAGCCTGGACAGCGTCGGACTTCGCAAACGCTTGCAATTAAAGACCGTCCAACTGGGCCTATTCGACGCGATTGAGTCAGCCTCATCCGGCCAGGTTTAG
- a CDS encoding M48 family metalloprotease, protein MSFYVFLLVLVSLCCGSAPGWSEPSFRSVIASVCLVAGWTILCHTAARMMVLQVKRGHMRLRDATRMLEVQLDIFRWLGLPVVLICLGVFSLAAWSREQPVLESSMMLQSIILLLPGITILLATWSAEHVFGARLGLTDASLRNYFVSLWSGLRAGPVWLIIPTMMFLLLGDLAEWSQPIATGNAIAIGIGVGIAVIAFALPWVVARVIRQEPMCENDRESITLWLDRVGVKTEGWSKMRLVRWNTNGRVFNALVAGLFRPGRMLLLSDRVLDDLPKGQLLMVVMHEVAHVRRWHVPIRMAAVAPAWFVSIWVGSLFTNESWGATVGGLTGLLLTVGTLSAVAYLTEWDADAVACKLAVKAGGHAEGMPATEAEAAGMMAAALGRVTAGHPAARRASWLHPSLAMRVKRLAKPPRMHLI, encoded by the coding sequence TTGTCTTTCTACGTCTTTCTGTTGGTTTTGGTGTCGCTTTGCTGCGGTTCGGCACCGGGGTGGTCGGAGCCTTCGTTTCGATCCGTGATCGCCAGCGTCTGTTTGGTTGCCGGATGGACAATTCTGTGTCACACGGCTGCTCGGATGATGGTTTTGCAGGTGAAACGAGGGCACATGCGACTGAGAGATGCGACTCGGATGCTCGAGGTTCAGCTGGACATCTTTCGGTGGCTCGGATTGCCAGTCGTGCTGATTTGTCTCGGTGTGTTTTCGCTGGCAGCTTGGTCTCGCGAACAACCGGTTTTGGAATCCAGCATGATGCTGCAGTCGATCATTTTGCTGCTGCCCGGAATCACGATCTTGCTGGCGACTTGGTCGGCGGAGCATGTCTTTGGAGCCCGCTTGGGGCTGACTGATGCATCGCTTCGGAACTACTTCGTCTCGCTATGGTCCGGGCTGCGAGCCGGTCCGGTTTGGTTGATCATCCCGACGATGATGTTTTTGTTGCTCGGTGATTTGGCGGAATGGAGCCAGCCGATTGCGACGGGCAATGCGATCGCCATCGGAATTGGAGTGGGCATTGCGGTGATCGCGTTTGCGTTGCCGTGGGTGGTTGCTCGAGTGATTCGGCAAGAGCCGATGTGCGAGAACGATCGCGAATCCATCACACTTTGGCTGGATCGAGTTGGGGTGAAAACAGAGGGATGGTCGAAGATGAGGCTTGTGCGTTGGAACACCAACGGCCGCGTCTTCAATGCCTTGGTCGCGGGGCTTTTTCGTCCTGGGCGTATGTTGTTGTTGTCGGATCGAGTTTTGGATGATTTGCCGAAGGGACAATTGTTGATGGTCGTGATGCACGAAGTCGCTCACGTTCGTCGTTGGCACGTTCCGATTCGCATGGCTGCCGTTGCACCGGCTTGGTTTGTTTCGATCTGGGTTGGGTCACTGTTCACAAATGAATCGTGGGGAGCAACCGTTGGCGGATTGACCGGATTGCTGCTGACGGTCGGAACACTTAGTGCGGTTGCGTATCTGACGGAGTGGGACGCGGACGCGGTGGCTTGCAAGTTGGCGGTCAAGGCTGGTGGGCATGCCGAAGGAATGCCAGCCACAGAAGCCGAAGCGGCGGGGATGATGGCCGCGGCACTTGGTCGAGTCACAGCGGGACACCCGGCAGCACGTCGAGCGAGTTGGTTGCATCCAAGCTTGGCTATGCGAGTCAAACGACTCGCGAAACCGCCACGCATGCATTTGATCTAG
- a CDS encoding arylsulfatase: MHSRHLFCLLVGLMVWSNSLAPAQVNADTQSSQPNILFVLYDDLGWGDLGCYYQNESKHDRTHQTPHWDAMAAEGLQMRNHYCPAPVCAPSRASLLTGVHQGHASIRDNQFDKALPDVPTVASVLKEAGYTTALIGKYGLQGDGDSAETWPAYPTKRGFDEFFGYVRHRDGHVHYPADKWPIANSEGHANPVELWHNDDEISSQLKGCYTADLFTAKTKQFLVDHQSQSADEPFFLFLSYDTPHAAIQYPAAPYPEGMGVKGGVQWLGEKDRMINTVGPIDSYKHPDYANQGWTDAEVRFATSVRRLDDLMGDLLQTLRDLKMDENTLVVFSSDNGPHSESYIRNVNYNPTSFQSYGPFDGMKRDCYEGGIRVPTIAWWPGKIAPGINQNHSQFHDWLTTFADLAGATVPARADGVSLVPTLLKNGEQASPTTYVEYFNGGKTPNYEDYEPSRRGARRGQMQAIFVDGYKGVRHNIQSHADPFEIYDLAKDPGEANNLAGTSPEMKSLQQRMHDRVLQLRSANATAERPYDDEPIPADDSLDSDAPMLVTYCPTKTSLVSRLDPAQSTKVDIEEIDLAEAVRSAGKGNARVQTVLNVAKTGRYEMRLTATGDAVLRLHDAALIDTTGESNTDASVEVTLEAGTHPVDMIVRLAGNDSVPALELNELPDAPKKSRKPANKKRKSK, from the coding sequence ATGCATTCCCGCCATCTATTCTGTTTGCTCGTTGGACTGATGGTTTGGTCCAATTCGCTCGCACCCGCGCAAGTGAACGCGGACACCCAGTCCAGCCAACCAAACATTCTGTTCGTTCTTTACGACGACCTTGGTTGGGGCGATTTGGGTTGTTACTACCAGAATGAATCCAAGCACGACCGGACGCACCAAACACCGCATTGGGATGCGATGGCGGCTGAAGGGCTGCAGATGCGGAATCATTATTGCCCGGCGCCCGTTTGTGCTCCCAGTCGTGCGTCCTTGCTGACGGGCGTGCATCAAGGCCACGCGTCGATTCGCGACAATCAATTTGACAAAGCCTTGCCGGATGTCCCGACGGTGGCTTCTGTCTTGAAAGAGGCTGGTTACACGACCGCGTTGATCGGCAAGTATGGGCTGCAGGGGGACGGCGACAGTGCCGAGACTTGGCCTGCATATCCGACCAAGCGTGGCTTTGACGAATTCTTTGGCTACGTCCGTCACCGAGATGGGCACGTTCACTATCCTGCCGACAAATGGCCCATCGCGAACAGCGAAGGACACGCCAACCCGGTGGAGCTGTGGCACAACGATGATGAAATTTCGTCTCAGTTGAAAGGCTGCTACACCGCCGACTTGTTCACTGCGAAAACGAAGCAGTTCCTGGTCGATCACCAGTCGCAATCAGCCGACGAACCGTTCTTCTTGTTCCTCTCCTACGACACGCCTCACGCAGCGATCCAGTATCCGGCCGCACCGTATCCCGAAGGAATGGGAGTCAAAGGTGGTGTTCAGTGGCTCGGCGAAAAAGACCGCATGATCAACACGGTCGGTCCGATCGACTCGTACAAGCACCCGGATTACGCCAACCAAGGGTGGACGGACGCCGAAGTTCGTTTTGCGACCAGCGTCCGCCGGCTCGACGATTTGATGGGCGACCTGTTGCAAACGCTTCGCGATCTGAAGATGGATGAGAACACGCTGGTGGTCTTCTCCAGCGACAACGGACCTCACAGTGAATCGTACATCCGCAACGTCAACTACAACCCGACTTCATTCCAGTCCTACGGGCCATTCGATGGGATGAAGCGAGATTGTTACGAAGGTGGAATTCGCGTTCCGACAATCGCATGGTGGCCAGGGAAGATCGCACCCGGAATCAATCAGAACCACAGTCAGTTCCATGATTGGTTGACCACGTTTGCCGACTTGGCCGGAGCAACCGTTCCGGCACGAGCCGATGGTGTGTCGTTGGTTCCGACTTTGTTGAAGAACGGCGAGCAAGCCTCACCGACGACTTACGTTGAGTATTTCAATGGGGGCAAAACGCCGAACTACGAAGACTACGAGCCATCGCGCCGCGGTGCTCGTCGTGGTCAGATGCAGGCCATCTTTGTGGACGGGTACAAGGGCGTGCGGCACAACATCCAGTCTCATGCTGATCCGTTCGAGATCTATGATCTGGCAAAGGATCCGGGGGAAGCGAACAACTTGGCGGGCACGTCACCCGAGATGAAATCGTTGCAGCAACGGATGCACGATCGTGTTTTGCAACTGCGATCGGCGAATGCAACGGCCGAACGTCCGTACGACGACGAACCGATTCCGGCTGACGATTCATTGGACTCGGATGCACCGATGTTGGTCACTTACTGCCCTACAAAGACCTCGCTCGTTTCGCGTTTGGATCCCGCACAATCGACCAAGGTCGACATCGAAGAAATTGATCTCGCCGAAGCCGTGCGATCTGCCGGAAAAGGCAACGCTCGCGTGCAAACGGTGCTGAATGTCGCGAAGACCGGCCGCTATGAAATGCGTTTGACGGCGACCGGCGACGCTGTGTTGCGACTGCACGACGCGGCACTGATCGATACGACCGGCGAATCGAACACCGATGCGTCCGTCGAAGTCACCCTCGAAGCTGGAACGCACCCGGTTGACATGATCGTCCGTTTGGCGGGCAATGATTCGGTTCCTGCATTGGAACTGAATGAGCTGCCCGACGCTCCGAAGAAGTCACGCAAACCCGCCAACAAGAAACGGAAATCCAAATGA
- a CDS encoding adenosylmethionine--8-amino-7-oxononanoate transaminase: MMTSVWRPYCQMKTAPPPMKVVATEGCHLIGSDGERWIDGMASWWSACHGYNHPHVRQMVNEQLQRMPHVMFGGITHEPAERLATRLAELAPGDLNHVFFSDSGSVAVEVAMKMAIGHWRRRNRPGRTRFLAFHNAYHGDTTGAMSLCDPKRSMHARYSDAITEQFHVALPRDESTTLELDRVLSRHSDSIAGVFVEPLVQGAGGMRFHDVETLVRIREACRRHNVLLIADEIATGFHRTGKMFAVDHTSDFESPVVPDILCLGKALTAGTMSMAVTIARSHVFDSFYDDDPGAALMHGPTFMANPLACSAANASLDLFESTPYNVANIESILRKRLSVLTDVDCVAEVRCFGAVGVVQFRDPPNMQLVQDELVRRGVWLRPFGDCLYTTPPLCVDDDSLHQICDAMIEATHATVLQCT; encoded by the coding sequence ATGATGACCAGCGTGTGGCGGCCCTACTGCCAGATGAAGACGGCTCCTCCGCCGATGAAAGTTGTCGCGACGGAAGGCTGCCACCTGATTGGGTCGGATGGTGAGCGGTGGATCGATGGGATGGCGTCCTGGTGGTCGGCTTGCCACGGTTACAACCATCCGCATGTTCGCCAAATGGTGAACGAGCAGTTGCAGCGGATGCCGCACGTCATGTTCGGCGGAATCACGCATGAACCCGCCGAGCGATTGGCGACTCGATTGGCTGAGTTGGCACCCGGTGATCTGAACCATGTGTTCTTTTCCGACAGCGGGTCCGTCGCGGTGGAAGTCGCGATGAAGATGGCGATTGGTCATTGGCGTCGCCGCAATCGTCCCGGTCGGACTCGGTTTCTTGCGTTCCACAATGCCTATCACGGTGACACCACGGGTGCGATGTCATTGTGCGATCCCAAACGCAGCATGCACGCTCGTTACAGCGATGCGATCACGGAGCAGTTTCATGTTGCTCTGCCGCGAGATGAAAGCACGACATTGGAACTGGACCGCGTGTTGTCTCGGCATTCTGATTCCATCGCGGGGGTTTTCGTCGAACCGCTGGTGCAGGGTGCCGGTGGAATGCGTTTTCATGACGTGGAAACGCTGGTTCGAATTCGCGAGGCTTGCCGGCGTCACAACGTGTTGCTGATCGCCGACGAAATTGCGACGGGATTCCATCGAACCGGCAAGATGTTCGCAGTCGATCACACTTCCGATTTCGAATCGCCGGTTGTGCCGGACATTCTGTGTCTCGGCAAAGCTTTGACGGCGGGGACCATGTCGATGGCGGTGACAATCGCTCGATCGCACGTGTTTGATTCGTTTTACGACGACGATCCGGGAGCCGCATTGATGCACGGGCCAACGTTCATGGCCAACCCTCTAGCGTGCTCCGCCGCGAATGCTTCGTTGGATCTGTTTGAGAGCACGCCCTATAACGTTGCCAACATCGAATCTATCCTTCGCAAGCGGCTATCGGTGCTGACGGACGTCGATTGCGTCGCGGAAGTTCGGTGTTTTGGCGCGGTCGGGGTCGTACAGTTCCGTGATCCGCCCAACATGCAATTGGTGCAAGACGAATTGGTGCGTCGAGGCGTTTGGCTTCGTCCATTCGGCGATTGTTTGTACACAACGCCGCCACTGTGTGTTGATGACGATTCGCTTCACCAAATCTGCGACGCGATGATTGAGGCAACTCACGCGACCGTGCTTCAGTGCACTTAG
- a CDS encoding carboxypeptidase regulatory-like domain-containing protein, which yields MSIQSASLLSAIALFTTLSLGCSESPSVGTVAGTVSLNGKPYDDAAVMFLDSTTGQAAGTDIQAGGEFSLKDPIPTGTYSVYLAPKTVPMTEGSPEAVKIDEAVPEKYWNEATTDVQAVVNEGENSVTIELMKS from the coding sequence ATGTCCATTCAATCGGCTTCGCTCCTTTCCGCAATTGCACTCTTCACAACACTTTCGCTCGGGTGCAGCGAATCACCTTCCGTGGGCACAGTCGCGGGAACCGTCAGTCTGAACGGCAAACCTTACGACGACGCGGCTGTGATGTTCCTGGATTCAACGACGGGCCAGGCCGCAGGAACGGACATCCAAGCGGGAGGCGAGTTTTCGCTGAAAGATCCGATTCCAACGGGCACCTACAGTGTTTACCTCGCGCCGAAAACAGTACCAATGACTGAGGGTTCACCGGAAGCCGTCAAGATTGACGAAGCGGTGCCAGAAAAGTATTGGAATGAAGCGACCACCGATGTCCAAGCGGTTGTCAATGAAGGCGAAAACAGCGTCACGATCGAACTGATGAAATCGTAA
- a CDS encoding YkgJ family cysteine cluster protein, with product MAKRPTQPRSPQKSEPWYSDGLRFECTQCGECCSGDPGYVFVDESEIADLAKEMKLDRDAFEDKFLRRVGKQFSLLEYPDGDCFFLDPKTRRCMVYNARPIQCRTWPFWDSTLAGPTDWQETCEVCPGAGKGKLYSFDEIEIRRKEKSV from the coding sequence GTGGCCAAACGTCCCACTCAACCTCGATCCCCCCAAAAGTCCGAACCCTGGTACTCCGATGGCCTGCGTTTTGAATGCACGCAGTGCGGCGAGTGCTGCAGTGGCGACCCCGGCTATGTCTTCGTCGACGAGAGCGAAATCGCGGATCTGGCCAAGGAGATGAAGCTCGACCGAGACGCGTTCGAGGACAAGTTTCTGCGCCGGGTTGGCAAACAATTCAGCTTGTTGGAATACCCCGACGGCGACTGCTTTTTTCTGGACCCGAAGACGCGACGCTGTATGGTTTACAACGCTCGCCCGATTCAGTGCCGAACGTGGCCGTTCTGGGACAGCACACTCGCCGGGCCCACCGATTGGCAGGAAACCTGCGAAGTCTGCCCGGGGGCGGGGAAAGGCAAACTGTACAGCTTTGACGAAATCGAGATTCGGCGGAAAGAAAAGTCGGTTTGA
- a CDS encoding ABC transporter permease, with protein sequence MSDALTLDHLCVSAGKRTLLQDAHLAFPDGKITVLVGGSGAGKSVLLRVLAGILPRHGDAIQWSGDIQWRGESVDSESMPRTGIVFQQFALFDELSPTANVQFAIDHRVNLGEAPQHNASDWLEFLGVPASTPVAALSGGQKQRLAIARTLASAPEIILYDEPTSGLDAATGKRVAGLIRETQTRFGRTSIVVTHDYETLLPIADEVLLFDSASQTIRRIDPSNWPNVAEQMEAVALSPSQLNDAGSEQNSGPLAIVRRGAERFLDSTGRSLVAAASLPWDARPVVPSLKWAGRFLAHYLRLVGGPSAWVYLIIAGLIAGFTTTYFTLRFLPFRLYTQPLLIDELLSSIGFALYRILVPVLATVLIAARCGAAVAADVGVKQYGGQVDALRTLGIRAPAYLLIPILAAFLIATPILEWIAFTASHWISRVTFNFSHPEIGVHFWQQHFFRAITPDTTGGSAFIWWKGWDWVLAKNLLCGFGTAAIGYHQGITPKHSAGDVSHCITATVLWTTLYVLVVHFIVALLEF encoded by the coding sequence TTGTCTGACGCTTTGACCCTGGATCATTTGTGTGTGTCGGCGGGCAAGCGAACTTTGCTGCAAGACGCGCATCTGGCGTTTCCGGATGGCAAGATCACCGTGTTGGTCGGTGGCAGTGGCGCTGGCAAAAGCGTGCTGCTGCGAGTTCTGGCGGGCATCCTGCCTCGTCACGGCGATGCGATTCAGTGGAGTGGCGACATTCAGTGGCGGGGCGAGTCGGTGGATTCCGAATCGATGCCGCGAACCGGGATCGTCTTTCAGCAATTCGCGTTGTTCGATGAACTGTCGCCCACCGCTAACGTGCAATTCGCGATCGACCATCGAGTGAACCTTGGCGAGGCTCCTCAGCACAATGCGTCGGACTGGTTGGAGTTTTTGGGCGTTCCCGCTTCGACACCTGTGGCGGCACTCAGCGGTGGTCAGAAACAACGGTTGGCGATCGCTCGAACTTTGGCATCGGCTCCCGAGATCATCCTGTATGACGAACCGACGTCGGGTTTGGACGCTGCCACTGGAAAACGCGTCGCCGGACTGATTCGCGAAACCCAGACTCGGTTTGGTCGTACCAGCATCGTGGTCACGCACGACTATGAAACGCTGCTACCGATCGCCGACGAAGTTTTGCTGTTTGATTCGGCGTCGCAAACGATCCGCCGAATCGATCCATCGAATTGGCCGAACGTGGCCGAGCAGATGGAAGCGGTTGCTCTATCGCCATCGCAACTCAATGATGCGGGTTCGGAACAGAATTCCGGTCCGCTCGCGATTGTGCGGCGAGGTGCGGAGCGGTTTCTTGACTCGACCGGACGAAGCTTGGTCGCCGCAGCGAGTCTGCCCTGGGATGCTCGGCCGGTCGTTCCCAGTTTAAAGTGGGCGGGCCGGTTTCTGGCTCATTACCTGCGTTTGGTCGGAGGGCCTTCGGCTTGGGTGTATCTGATCATTGCCGGTTTGATCGCTGGGTTCACGACAACGTACTTCACGCTGCGTTTTTTGCCGTTTCGTTTGTACACGCAACCGTTGTTGATCGATGAGTTGCTTTCGTCGATCGGTTTTGCTCTCTATCGGATCTTGGTTCCGGTGCTGGCAACCGTCTTGATTGCGGCCCGTTGTGGTGCTGCGGTGGCGGCGGACGTTGGAGTGAAGCAATACGGCGGCCAGGTTGATGCGCTGCGAACGCTCGGAATTCGAGCTCCGGCGTACTTGTTGATTCCAATTTTGGCCGCATTTTTGATTGCCACTCCGATCCTGGAATGGATCGCTTTCACCGCGTCGCACTGGATCAGCCGAGTGACGTTCAACTTCTCTCACCCTGAAATCGGCGTGCATTTCTGGCAACAACACTTCTTTCGAGCCATCACGCCCGATACGACCGGAGGATCCGCGTTCATCTGGTGGAAAGGTTGGGATTGGGTGCTGGCGAAGAACCTACTTTGTGGTTTCGGCACCGCCGCGATTGGTTACCATCAAGGGATTACCCCCAAGCATTCAGCCGGTGATGTCAGTCATTGCATCACCGCGACGGTACTTTGGACGACCTTGTATGTGTTGGTCGTTCACTTCATCGTGGCATTGCTTGAATTTTGA
- a CDS encoding phosphatase domain-containing putative toxin, giving the protein MKQSKPLIRSLLGAIGILSASLLCFSYANADESRKADKQTAAHAPSALENRIEVHPSLMSGAAPHGEAAFAELASLGVKVVVSVDGQRPDIELARKHGLRYIHIPIGYDGVHEQACKAAVALTDQIQEPMYVHCHHGKHRGPAMAAVIAQTAGWLDRKQAIELLKNAGTGSQYAGLWRDVDGFRPQPDSVEIPELVEVAQISTLASHMVDTSLHYEVLLKSMRSNDWKVGEVRLLQEALRESHRVCNEEMRPWMKDSVELVHSMESQVEREDYQELSESMARLKKACNQCHERYRN; this is encoded by the coding sequence ATGAAACAATCCAAACCTCTGATCAGATCTCTCCTCGGTGCGATTGGCATCCTTTCGGCTTCGCTGCTTTGTTTCAGTTACGCGAATGCGGACGAATCTCGCAAAGCCGACAAGCAGACCGCAGCACATGCCCCATCTGCGCTCGAAAACCGGATCGAAGTTCATCCAAGTCTGATGTCAGGCGCAGCCCCGCATGGCGAAGCCGCTTTTGCCGAACTGGCGAGCCTTGGTGTGAAGGTTGTCGTCAGCGTCGACGGCCAACGTCCTGATATCGAGTTGGCTCGCAAGCACGGCCTGCGATACATCCACATTCCGATCGGTTACGACGGCGTTCACGAGCAAGCGTGCAAAGCCGCCGTCGCACTGACGGACCAGATTCAAGAACCCATGTACGTGCACTGTCACCATGGGAAACACCGTGGTCCGGCGATGGCGGCCGTCATTGCTCAGACGGCGGGTTGGCTGGATCGCAAACAAGCCATCGAATTGCTGAAGAATGCAGGCACAGGATCGCAGTACGCGGGGCTGTGGCGAGACGTGGACGGGTTTCGTCCTCAGCCTGATTCGGTCGAGATCCCTGAACTGGTAGAAGTCGCCCAGATCAGCACACTGGCGTCCCACATGGTGGATACCTCCTTGCACTACGAAGTGCTTTTGAAGTCGATGCGTTCCAATGACTGGAAAGTCGGCGAAGTCCGCTTGCTTCAAGAAGCACTGCGAGAGTCCCATCGCGTTTGCAACGAAGAGATGCGTCCCTGGATGAAAGATTCCGTCGAATTGGTGCACTCGATGGAATCGCAAGTCGAACGCGAAGACTACCAAGAACTTAGCGAATCCATGGCTCGGTTGAAGAAAGCGTGCAATCAATGTCACGAACGCTATCGCAACTGA